A genomic region of Rhizobium sp. NXC24 contains the following coding sequences:
- a CDS encoding potassium/proton antiporter, whose protein sequence is MEAFYVVVLVCTVLILMAAFSSLLAFRFGAPLLLLFLMIGLMAGTDGLGIEFSNNYLAYILGSLALAVILFDSGYGTPIQAFKLAAAPALTIASIGVLVTAALFGLAATWLLGFTWLQGLLLGSIVASTDAAAVFFLLRIGGINIRDKVRSTLEVESGTNDPMAIFLTLALVELLASGDGYHGFNLVMLATFIQQMGLGVILGLLGGMMIVLIVSHLETDRGLTPIFVLALALLVFSFTGAVGGSGFLAVYVAGIYAGNRKMPASASIKRFQDGMTWLAQIIMFLVLGLLATPSQFPAIAIPAVALALFLIFIARPIAVWLCLLPFDYTQRETGFVAWVGLRGAVSILLAIMPILGNLPSSQTYFNVAFIVVLVSLLVQGWTIKPMARRLSLIVPPRMGAVDKVEVDLPGTVNHELLSYRVVKDSPVLRGERIPRWAMPSLVVRDGKSMRYQYAGRLREHDLVYLFISPSYSRLLDRLFASRAPVDPDDADFFGAFSISPLRPAADLDAAYGPGLLSDAEKGLTIAELMRQRLGGKADYADRVRLGEIILIVRDLDENDHIQSVGMSLEALEPPAILPIFINLHDILNGIRGFLRKRREHAEEVVSTDSNTGKNDA, encoded by the coding sequence GTGGAGGCATTTTACGTCGTCGTATTGGTGTGCACGGTCCTCATTCTGATGGCGGCCTTCTCGAGTCTGCTTGCCTTTCGTTTCGGCGCACCGCTGCTGCTGCTTTTTCTGATGATCGGGCTGATGGCCGGCACGGACGGGCTCGGCATCGAATTCAGCAATAACTATCTTGCCTATATCCTCGGCTCGCTCGCCCTCGCCGTCATCCTCTTCGATTCCGGCTATGGCACGCCGATCCAGGCCTTCAAACTGGCCGCCGCCCCGGCCCTGACCATTGCGTCCATCGGCGTTCTCGTGACAGCGGCACTGTTCGGCCTCGCCGCCACCTGGCTCCTTGGCTTTACCTGGCTGCAAGGCCTGCTCCTCGGCTCGATCGTCGCGTCGACGGATGCGGCTGCTGTCTTCTTCCTGCTGCGCATCGGCGGCATCAACATCCGCGACAAGGTGCGCTCGACGCTGGAAGTCGAATCCGGCACCAATGATCCGATGGCGATTTTCCTGACGCTGGCGCTGGTCGAGCTGCTTGCGAGCGGCGACGGCTATCACGGTTTCAACCTTGTTATGCTCGCCACCTTCATCCAGCAGATGGGCCTGGGCGTCATTCTCGGCCTGCTCGGCGGCATGATGATCGTGCTGATCGTCAGCCATCTGGAGACCGATCGCGGCCTGACGCCGATCTTCGTGCTGGCGCTCGCCCTGCTCGTCTTCTCCTTTACCGGCGCTGTCGGTGGCAGCGGCTTTCTCGCCGTCTATGTGGCAGGCATTTACGCCGGAAATCGCAAGATGCCCGCCTCGGCCAGCATCAAACGCTTTCAGGACGGCATGACGTGGCTGGCGCAAATCATCATGTTCCTCGTCCTCGGGCTACTCGCCACGCCGTCGCAATTTCCGGCGATCGCCATCCCCGCCGTGGCGTTGGCGCTGTTCCTGATCTTCATCGCCCGGCCAATTGCCGTCTGGCTCTGTCTGTTGCCTTTCGACTACACGCAGCGCGAAACGGGTTTCGTCGCCTGGGTGGGCCTGCGCGGTGCCGTCTCCATCCTGCTCGCCATCATGCCGATCCTTGGCAATCTCCCGAGCAGCCAGACCTATTTCAATGTCGCCTTCATCGTCGTGCTGGTGTCGTTGCTCGTTCAGGGCTGGACGATCAAGCCGATGGCGCGTCGGCTCAGCCTCATCGTGCCGCCGCGCATGGGCGCCGTCGACAAAGTCGAGGTCGATCTGCCGGGCACAGTCAATCACGAGCTGCTCTCCTATCGCGTCGTCAAGGATAGCCCGGTTCTGCGCGGCGAACGCATCCCGCGCTGGGCGATGCCATCGCTCGTCGTCAGGGACGGCAAGTCGATGCGCTACCAATATGCTGGGCGCCTGCGCGAACACGATCTCGTCTATCTCTTCATTTCGCCCAGCTATTCACGCCTTCTCGACCGCCTGTTTGCCAGCCGCGCGCCGGTCGATCCGGATGATGCGGATTTCTTCGGCGCCTTTTCGATCTCGCCGCTGCGTCCCGCCGCCGATCTCGACGCCGCCTATGGTCCAGGGCTTCTCAGCGATGCGGAAAAAGGCCTGACGATCGCCGAGCTGATGCGCCAGCGCCTCGGCGGCAAGGCCGATTATGCCGATCGCGTCCGTCTCGGCGAGATCATCCTGATCGTCCGCGATCTCGACGAAAACGACCATATCCAGTCGGTCGGCATGTCGCTGGAAGCGTTGGAACCACCGGCGATCCTGCCGATTTTCATCAATCTCCACGACATTTTGAACGGTATTCGCGGCTTCCTGCGCAAGCGTCGCGAGCACGCCGAAGAGGTCGTTTCAACCGATTCAAATACCGGCAAAAACGACGCCTGA